One segment of Carcharodon carcharias isolate sCarCar2 chromosome 16, sCarCar2.pri, whole genome shotgun sequence DNA contains the following:
- the LOC121289034 gene encoding 2-5A-dependent ribonuclease-like — MSEQEKKLFEALYGTELGKKLRDLCESRNPGLSQVERLIEDGDLKNFDADMFGAALCLAATKGHVGVAKLLLSNEANVNYKMPDNGWTPLLNAVQAEDENIIDLLLQHGADPGLRKKNGATPFIVSAITGNVNLIGKFLTLGADVNETDDNGFTAFMEAAQYGNEEALRFLFQKNAEVNKHREVSDAKKKVGKGGKTALMDAVAKGHESIVDILLDEMHADVNAPDNLGKTALIHALEKDSQAIVETLLKHGADVNIIDKNRNTPLSTALTKSTLSSPVMQLLMQHTHELNVRDINGKTPLVLAVEKKISKVVELLLKDQGTEINAQDNSGRTALIAAVESKDISLTKMLCEKGADVSCADNSGITPLMIARRNYDNKTANVLIKYEAGMTSNIRPPSRWKEHSVRWHETLGKLQVEHRAPTGKLKLSRNQDFKITKDNITEVYLGFYNNVIEVAVKCHRNGSEEAKNEMDCLRDPTINGSSLFVNLLHWESDEFCDYLCLNLYEYNLEECVTMWPKEIREKAPKIMKQLVDAVQVLHGAGFAHRDLHPTNVLRDVKENFRLADFDRSVNCKHPAVTISGKATWEASEILQKLELWPTATFEADELFKADLQALGRLLHYVMTGGKDPCSSENDLCENNLSLNEDLCEPKNAEARDFIERLLAPAEKRATLSEIRQHPLLWKDLGKSQFVQGLANENGVAKRDKSSPIVLILNEVGNNQERSFHKWTEKVHLKILNNMNKRQRTKYEDNTSDLLKFIRNLTQHFDEKEELHSLIKSPESYFCELFPDLTIATYNAVKDTEWVKHFPKE, encoded by the exons ATGTCAGAACAAGAAAAGAAATTGTTTGAAGCTCTTTATGGAACAGAACTTGGTAAAAAGCTTCGTGATCTCTGTGAGTCCAGAAATCCTGGTCTCTCTCAAGTTGAAAGATTGATCGAAGATGGAGACTTGAAGAATTTTGATGCTGATATGTTTGGAGCTGCTTTATGTCTTGCTGCAACTAAAGGTCATGTAGGTGTTGCCAAGTTGCTTTTGAGTAATGAAGCAAATGTCAACTATAAGATGCCAGATAATGGTTGGACACCGCTCCTTAATGCTGTACAAGCAGAGGATGAAAACATCATTGACTTACTGTTGCAACATGGGGCTGATCCAGGGCTTAGGAAGAAAAATGGAGCAACACCTTTCATTGTTTCTGCAATAACTGGTAATGTAAATCTCATCGGAAAGTTTCTAACCCTGGGTGCAGACGTCAATGAGACGGATGACAACGGTTTTACTGCCTTTATGGAAGCAGCACAGTACGGTAATGAGGAGGCTCTACGCTTTCTCTTCCAAAAGAACGCTGAGGTGAATAAGCACAGGGAAGTGTCTGATGCCAAAAAGAAGGTGGGAAAAGGAGGAAAGACTGCCCTGATGGATGCTGTGGCAAAAGGTCATGAGAGCATTGTTGACATCCTGTTGGATGAAATGCATGCAGATGTTAATGCGCCTGACAACCTTGGCAAAACAGCGTTAATCCATGCCTTGGAGAAAGACAGCCAAGCAATTGTGGAGACTCTGTTGAAACATGGAGCTGATGTTAACATCATAGACAAAAATCGAAACACACCTCTAAGTACTGCATTGACCAAATCTACCTTGAGTAGCCCTGTGATGCAACTGCTGATGCAGCACACACACGAGCTAAATGTTCGGGATATCAATGGAAAAACGCCATTGGTCCTTGCAGTAGAAAAGAAGATTTCAAAGGTGGTTGAACTACTGCTAAAGGATCAAGGAACTGAAATCAATGCACAAGATAATTCAGGGCGGACAGCCCTAATAGCAGCTGTTGAAAGTAAAGATATTTCATTGACAAAAATGTTGTGTGAAAAAGGAGCTGATGTCTCCTGTGCGGATAATAGTGGGATTACACCATTAATGATAGCCAGAAGGAACTATGACAATAAAACAGCAAATGTGCTGATTAAATATGAGGCAGGGATGACATCCAACATCAGACCTCCTTCAAGATGGAAGGAGCATAGTGTGCGCTGGCATGAAACTCTGGGGAAACTGCAGGTGGAACACCGTGCCCCCACTGGGAAACTAAAGCTATCCAGAAATCAGGATTTTAAGATTACGAAAGACAACATAACGGAAGTCTACCTTGGTTTCTATAACAATGTGATTGAAGTGGCAGTGAAATGTCACAGGAACGGCAGTGAAGAAGCCAAAAATGAAATGGATTGCCTCAGAGATCCTACGATCAATGGTAGCAGCCTGTTTGTTAACCTCCTGCATTGGGAAAGTGATGAGTTTTGCGATTACTTATGCCTGAATCTCTATGAGTATAATCTCGAGGAATGTGTGACCATGTGGCCTAAGGAAATTCGAGAGAAGGCTCCTAAAATAATGAAGCAGTTGGTTGACGCTGTTCAGGTTTTGCATGGAGCTGGATTTGCTCACCGGGATTTACATCCAACAAATGTCCTCAGAG ATGTTAAAGAAAATTTTCGCCTGGCAGACTTTGATAGGAGTGTGAATTGTAAGCATCCAGCTGTGACCATATCCGGCAAAGCGACCTGGGAGGCTTCCGAAATCCTTCAGAAACTGGAACTCTGGCCGACAGCAACCTTCGAAGCGGATGAGCTTTTCAAAGCGGATTTACAG GCTCTTGGACGGCTTTTGCATTATGTTATGACCGGAGGGAAGGATCCCTGTAGCAGTGAAAATGATCTGTGCGAGAATAATCTTTCTCTCAATGAGGATCTTTGCGAACCCAAGAATGCCGAAGCCAGAGATTTCATCGAGCGCTTGTTGGCGCCAGCAGAGAAAAGAGCTACATTAAGTGAGATCAGACAACATCCGCTGCTGTGGAAAGATTTGGG AAAGAGCCAGTTTGTCCAAGGCCTTGCAAATGAAAACGGTGTGGCAAAACGGGATAAATCCAGTCCGATAGTCCTGATTCTGAATGAGGTTGGCAACAACCAGGAAAGATCATTTCACAAGTGGACAGAGAAG GTCCACCTTAAAATCCTAAATAATATGAATAAGAGACAGCGCACAAAATATGAGGACAACACCAGTGACCTCCTGAAATTCATAAGAAACCTGACCCAGCATTTTGATGAAAAGGAAGA atTACACAGTTTGATTAAAAGTCCCGAATCTTATTTCTGTGAATTATTTCCTGATCTCACCATCGCTACCTACAATGCTGTGAAGGACACCGAGTGGGTAAAGCACTTTCCAAAAGAATAA